One window of the Diospyros lotus cultivar Yz01 chromosome 12, ASM1463336v1, whole genome shotgun sequence genome contains the following:
- the LOC127786616 gene encoding O-fucosyltransferase 20-like: MAKWTQQQAYISVPSQIITSLSSSSLQSLLLSPKKSSMTKRSFLKNPRFWLFSLFLCAFLGMLMLWPKLDLVAPCSASSNGFSSSQLAVAAKSENHVVEEREEEQEESEFWEQPDGLGYRPCLDFSKEYRKWSGEIVKDRTRYLMVVVSGGMNQQRNQIVDAVVIARILGAALVVPVLQVNVVWGDESEFSDIFDLDHFKKVLADDVRIVSSLPSTHLMSRPVEEKRVPFNVTPQWIRAHYLRRLRRDGVLLLRGLDSRLSKDLPSDLQKLRCKVAFQALRFAPPILDFGNKLTERMRSKGPYVALHLRMEKDVWVRTGCVPGLSHKYDEMVMNERKLRPELLTSKSNMSYHDRKLAGLCPLNAQEVTRLLKALGAPKSSRIYWAGGKPLGGKEALLPLMTEFPHLYNKEDLALPGELEPFANKASFMAALDFIVAENSDVFMPSHGGNMGHAIQGHRAYAGHKKYITPNKRQMLPYFMSDSLPESEFNQIIRDLHREAFGQPDLRTSKAGRDVTKFPIPECMCNDRNRRNTS; the protein is encoded by the exons atgGCGAAGTGGACGCAACAACAAGCTTACATCTCCGTTCCCTCTCAGATAATCACCTCTCTATCCTCTTCCTCTCTCCAGTCCCTGCTTCTCTCTCCTAAGAAGTCCTCCATGACCAAGCGTAGTTTCCTCAAGAACCCTAGGTTTTggctcttctctctctttctctgcgCCTTTCTCGGGATGCTCATGCTGTGGCCCAAACTCGATCTTGTTGCCCCGTGTTCGGCCTCGTCAAATGGCTTTTCGAGTTCGCAGCTTGCCGTTGCGGCAAAGAGTGAAAACCATGTCGTTGAGGAACGAGAAGAAGAACAGGAGGAGAGTGAGTTCTGGGAGCAGCCGGATGGGTTGGGGTACAGGCCGTGTTTGGATTTCAGCAAGGAGTACAGAAAATGGAGCGGCGAGATTGTGAAGGATAGAACGCGGTATCTGATGGTGGTGGTCTCGGGCGGGATGAACCAGCAGAGGAATCAGATTGTTGACGCTGTGGTGATCGCCAGAATTCTTGGGGCTGCTCTGGTTGTTCCCGTCTTGCAAGTCAACGTCGTTTGGGGCGATGAAAG TGAATTTTCAGATATATTTGATTTGGATCACTTCAAGAAAGTGCTTGCCGATGATGTGCGCATAGTTTCATCACTGCCATCCACACACTTGATGTCAAGGCCGGTAGAGGAGAAACGGGTGCCATTCAATGTCACCCCTCAATGGATTCGAGCTCATTACCTTAGACGG CTTAGGAGAGACGGGGTTCTGCTCTTACGTGGTTTGGATTCAAGACTTTCTAAAGATCTCCCATCTGATCTTCAGAAGCTTAGGTGCAAG GTTGCGTTTCAGgcactgaggtttgccccaccaatCTTAGACTTTGGTAACAAGCTCACGGAGAGGATGCGGAGCAAAGGTCCTTATGTTGCTCTTCATCTACGAATGGAGAAGGATGTGTGGGTGAGGACGGGTtgtgttcccggtttgagtcacAAGTATGATGAGATGGTAATGAATGAGAGGAAGCTACGGCCTGAACTCTTAACTTCAAAATCAAACATGAGTTACCATGATAGAAAGCTCGCAGGGCTCTGCCCCTTGAATGCACAAGAAGTTACAAG ACTGCTTAAGGCCTTGGGAGCTCCGAAGAGCTCAAGAATATACTGGGCTGGTGGTAAACCATTGGGAGGGAAAGAAGCCTTGCTACCGCTAATGACTGAATTTCCTCATTTGTACAACAAGGAAGATCTTGCCTTGCCCGGGGAACTCGAgccatttgcaaacaaagcttCCTTTATGGCTGCCCTTGACTTCATCGTAGCCGAGAACAGTGATGTTTTCATGCCGTCTCATGGTGGAAACATGGGCCATGCAATCCAG GGACATCGAGCCTACGCTGGGCACAAGAAGTACATAACCCCGAACAAAAGACAGATGCTCCCATACTTCATGAGTGATTCTCTCCCGGAATCAGAGTTCAACCAGATTATAAGGGACTTGCACCGGGAAGCCTTTGGGCAGCCGGATCTCAGGACCAGCAAAGCTGGAAGGGATGTTACCAAGTTTCCCATCCCTGAATGTATGTGCAATGATCGGAATAGACGGAATACCTCATGA